Proteins from a genomic interval of Nocardioides jishulii:
- the ligD gene encoding non-homologous end-joining DNA ligase: protein MAASPHVEIEVEDRVVKVTNPERVYFPEIGATKLDLLEYYLSVGDGIVNALWERPCMLHRFPKGLAGEKVHQKRIPQGTPGWVETVELFFPRYGRTADELCVTSLAAVAWAVQMSTVEFHPWNSRRADTEKPDEWRIDLDPGPECDWARVQQVAGVVHEVLDELGAVGFPKTSGGSGLHVYVRVPPDHGFADVRRAAHAFAREVERRAPDLVTTAWWRKDRDPAQLFVDYNQNTRDHTIASAYSVRGVPNAQVSTPVAWEEVDDCEPADFTIRTVPQRYARLGDLHASIDEHPFDLAPLLEWAERDEAEGASEEPAPGEVEGDGTT from the coding sequence TGGTCAAGGTGACCAACCCCGAGCGCGTCTACTTCCCGGAGATCGGGGCGACCAAGCTCGACCTCCTGGAGTACTACCTCAGCGTGGGTGACGGGATCGTCAACGCGTTGTGGGAGCGCCCCTGCATGCTGCACCGCTTCCCGAAGGGGTTGGCGGGGGAGAAGGTGCACCAGAAGCGCATCCCCCAGGGGACGCCCGGCTGGGTGGAGACCGTCGAGCTCTTCTTCCCGCGCTACGGGCGTACGGCGGACGAGCTGTGCGTGACCTCCTTGGCGGCCGTGGCGTGGGCGGTGCAGATGTCGACCGTGGAGTTCCATCCGTGGAACAGTCGCCGCGCCGACACCGAGAAGCCCGACGAGTGGCGCATCGACCTGGACCCCGGGCCCGAGTGCGACTGGGCGCGGGTGCAGCAGGTCGCGGGCGTCGTCCACGAGGTGCTCGACGAGCTGGGAGCGGTGGGGTTCCCCAAGACCAGCGGGGGCAGCGGGCTGCACGTCTACGTGCGCGTGCCTCCCGACCACGGTTTCGCCGACGTACGCCGGGCCGCGCACGCCTTCGCCCGTGAGGTGGAGCGCCGCGCGCCTGATCTCGTGACGACCGCGTGGTGGCGCAAGGACCGTGACCCCGCCCAGCTCTTCGTCGACTACAACCAGAACACTCGCGACCACACGATCGCCTCGGCCTACTCCGTGCGCGGGGTGCCCAACGCCCAGGTCAGCACGCCGGTCGCGTGGGAGGAGGTGGACGACTGCGAGCCGGCCGACTTCACCATCCGCACCGTGCCGCAGCGCTACGCCCGACTGGGCGACCTGCACGCCTCGATCGACGAGCACCCGTTCGACCTGGCGCCCCTGCTGGAGTGGGCCGAGCGGGACGAGGCAGAGGGCGCCTCCGAGGAGCCCGCACCGGGCGAGGTGGAGGGCGACGGCACCACCTAG
- the rpe gene encoding ribulose-phosphate 3-epimerase, translating to MGIQITPSILNADFSRLGEEVARISSADMVHVDVMDNHFVPNLTFGPSMVEALSRATDLPLDAHLMIEDADRNAPAYAEAGASSVTFHVEATKAPIRLAREIRSQGARASMALKPATPIEPYEDLLPELDMLLIMTVEPGFGGQKFLDLCLPKIRRARALMEKHGVETWLQVDGGVSLETIERCAEAGADVFVAGSAVYSAADPDAMVQQLKATAEAVSPLT from the coding sequence GTGGGTATCCAGATCACGCCGTCCATCCTCAACGCCGACTTCTCCCGCCTGGGCGAGGAGGTCGCCCGGATCTCCAGTGCCGACATGGTGCACGTGGACGTCATGGACAACCACTTCGTGCCCAACCTGACCTTCGGGCCGTCGATGGTCGAGGCCCTGAGCCGGGCCACCGACCTCCCGCTCGACGCGCACCTGATGATTGAGGACGCCGACCGCAACGCCCCGGCGTACGCCGAGGCCGGCGCGAGCAGTGTCACCTTCCACGTCGAGGCCACGAAGGCGCCGATCAGGCTCGCCCGGGAGATCCGCTCCCAGGGCGCGCGGGCGTCGATGGCGCTGAAGCCGGCCACCCCGATCGAGCCCTACGAGGACCTGCTGCCCGAGCTCGACATGCTCCTGATCATGACCGTGGAGCCCGGGTTCGGCGGCCAGAAGTTCCTTGACCTGTGCCTCCCGAAGATCCGCCGCGCCCGCGCCCTGATGGAGAAGCACGGCGTGGAGACCTGGCTGCAGGTCGACGGCGGCGTCAGCCTTGAGACCATCGAGCGCTGCGCGGAGGCCGGCGCCGACGTCTTCGTCGCCGGTTCGGCCGTCTACTCGGCCGCCGACCCCGACGCGATGGTCCAACAGCTGAAGGCGACGGCCGAAGCCGTCAGCCCCCTCACCTGA